A window of Acidiferrobacter thiooxydans contains these coding sequences:
- a CDS encoding sigma-54-dependent transcriptional regulator: MQGSKILIVDESDIARTQLEQGLSDAGAVVQTAASAHDALALLPRWPADLVVSGLPWEVGSMALCAGIRAAARPPAFMMLSPRPAAPVAGDGHDGGPRRAEGAALPAAVVQAHEALGLSAAGARRSSPPVPDVLRFHGMLGCGTDMRALIERLVRAARVDVPVLLSGPSGTGKELAARAIHGESARRKGPFVAVNCGGVPESLWESEFFGYTAGAFSGANRSREGLFAAAHGGTLFLDEIGEMPLVAQAKLLRALEGGWMRPVGAVREHQVDVRIVAATHRNLALAAARGRFRDDLLYRLDVLTVSLPGLAGRCDDITVLARHFLRACHTEMGSAVDGFETEALHVLHGYAFPGNVRELRNIVQSAAAFARGPRIGVWDLPERVCRPDGRAQGPVACATPPDQAGTSDLVTLEECKRAYVHEVLRRVRGNKRAAARILGIERRTLYRWLTPS, from the coding sequence ATGCAAGGATCAAAGATCCTGATAGTGGATGAGAGTGATATCGCGCGTACGCAGCTAGAGCAGGGACTGTCGGACGCCGGCGCCGTGGTGCAGACGGCGGCGAGCGCCCATGATGCCTTGGCGCTCCTGCCGCGCTGGCCGGCGGATCTGGTGGTGAGCGGCCTGCCATGGGAGGTCGGCAGCATGGCCTTGTGTGCGGGGATACGCGCCGCGGCAAGGCCACCGGCGTTCATGATGCTGTCGCCGCGGCCCGCGGCGCCGGTTGCGGGCGATGGGCACGACGGGGGCCCGCGTCGTGCCGAGGGTGCCGCCCTGCCGGCGGCCGTTGTCCAGGCCCACGAGGCGCTGGGCTTGTCTGCGGCCGGCGCGCGTCGATCGTCGCCGCCCGTACCGGACGTCCTGCGGTTTCACGGAATGCTCGGATGTGGCACGGATATGCGGGCGCTGATCGAGCGCCTGGTACGCGCCGCGCGTGTCGATGTGCCGGTACTGCTGAGTGGGCCGAGCGGCACCGGCAAGGAGCTTGCGGCACGCGCGATCCATGGTGAGAGTGCGCGCCGCAAGGGCCCCTTCGTAGCCGTCAATTGCGGAGGGGTACCCGAGTCTTTGTGGGAGAGCGAATTTTTCGGTTATACCGCCGGGGCCTTCAGCGGCGCGAATCGCAGCCGCGAGGGGCTGTTTGCCGCAGCCCACGGTGGGACCTTGTTTCTAGACGAGATCGGGGAGATGCCCCTGGTTGCCCAGGCCAAGCTTCTGCGCGCCCTCGAGGGCGGGTGGATGCGGCCGGTGGGGGCGGTGCGCGAGCATCAGGTGGATGTGCGTATCGTCGCCGCCACCCACCGAAACCTGGCGCTGGCGGCCGCGCGCGGGCGTTTTCGCGATGACCTCTTGTATCGCCTTGATGTGCTGACTGTGAGCCTGCCGGGCCTCGCCGGTCGATGTGATGACATCACAGTCTTGGCGCGGCACTTCCTGCGCGCGTGCCATACGGAGATGGGTAGTGCCGTAGACGGTTTCGAGACCGAGGCCTTGCATGTGCTGCACGGCTATGCCTTCCCGGGCAATGTCCGCGAGCTTCGCAACATCGTCCAGTCGGCGGCGGCGTTTGCGCGTGGCCCGCGCATCGGTGTCTGGGATCTGCCCGAGCGCGTGTGTCGTCCCGATGGTCGGGCGCAGGGTCCGGTGGCGTGCGCCACGCCCCCCGACCAGGCCGGCACGAGCGATCTCGTGACCCTGGAGGAATGCAAGCGCGCCTACGTGCACGAGGTCCTGCGGCGGGTGCGTGGCAATAAGCGGGCGGCGGCGCGTATCCTCGGGATCGAGCGACGCACGCTCTATCGCTGGCTTACGCCATCGTGA